In a genomic window of Telopea speciosissima isolate NSW1024214 ecotype Mountain lineage chromosome 5, Tspe_v1, whole genome shotgun sequence:
- the LOC122661852 gene encoding monoacylglycerol lipase ABHD6-like, with product MVNFVTIEKSLLHGLMKLAGLRTQMVEIEPGTTMKFWAPFETTKKEKAKVDPEEEEEKNQKKKKKAKKPAVVLLHGFAAEGLMTWQFQVGPLLKKYAVYVPDLLFFGGSMTSKTDRSPEFQAECLVKGLTKLGVDTCTVVGFSYGGMVAFKMAELHQHMVKSLVVSGSVSAYTESMSRKVTGRLGFSSSSEMLLPTSVEGVKTLLNLGMYKNFRLPHRFYKDYFQVMFNNRKEKAELLETLVVSSSSSKDSTIPNLSQRIHLLWGENDQIFNMEIAQSLKEQLGDKATLQSIKKGGHLVHLERPCIYNRRLKAILASLHTDAAQQ from the exons atggtgaaCTTTGTGACAATAGAGAAGTCATTGTTGCATGGGCTAATGAAGCTTGCTGGTCTGAGAACCCAGATGGTGGAGATCGAGCCTGGGACAACCATGAAATTTTGGGCTCCATTTGAGACCACTAAGAAAGAGAAGGCGAAGGTAGAtccggaggaggaagaggagaagaaccagaagaagaagaagaaagcaaagaagccTGCAGTGGTATTGTTACATGGCTTTGCTGCTGAAGGTCTAATGACGTGGCAGTTTCAGGTGGGACCACTCTTAAAGAAGTACGCTGTCTACGTTccagaccttctatttttcggAGGTTCGATGACCAGCAAAACTGACCGGTCACCGGAGTTTCAAGCCGAATGCCTTGTGAAGGGACTGACGAAGTTAGGAGTGGACACCTGCACGGTGGTGGGATTCAGTTACGGTGGAATGGTGGCGTTCAAGATGGCGGAGCTACACCAACACATGGTGAAGTCTCTGGTGGTTTCAGGTTCGGTCTCAGCCTATACGGAGTCAATGAGTCGTAAGGTAACGGGTCGGTTGGGATTCTCGTCGTCTTCAGAGATGTTACTGCCCACGTCAGTTGAAGGTGTGAAAACCCTTCTTAATCTCGGCATGTACAAGAACTTCCGTTTACCTCATCGTTTCTACAAGGACTACTTCCAG GTGATGTTCAACAACAGAAAGGAGAAAGCTGAACTACTAGAAACTCTGGTcgtcagcagcagcagcagcaaggaCTCCACCATCCCCAACCTTTCACAA AGGATACATCTCCTATGGGGTGAGAACGACCAAATTTTCAATATGGAGATTGCCCAGAGCCTGAAAGA GCAACTAGGAGACAAGGCAACACTGCAAAGCATTAAGAAGGGAGGTCACCTGGTTCACCTGGAGCGACCCTGCATCTACAACAGGCGTCTCAAGGCAATCCTTGCTTCCCTGCATACAGATGCAGCTCAACAATGA
- the LOC122661831 gene encoding GATA transcription factor 19-like, translating to MKILGNGFMAQWALPTIALVGQDARGPSGVSSLIATNMMGQCSCGFFHPQGNCFSVLFSMPNHIIPIDEPESYTITSPSSSSVDCTLSLGTPSTRQTEEKSISNHRKSLCWDIFQTNNPPSSTNTHKNSRGGNGNSFNGDPLLSRKCANCNTASTPLWRNGPRGPKSLCNACGIRYKKEERRATTTVNNTSAATGGTMESQFLMSQHHQNSWGHHEETQKVASMSPAGLGNEFRFVDDDDRNSTASTGIPFLSWRLNVPDRPSFVHDFT from the exons ATGAAAATCCTTGGAAATGGGTTTATGGCTCAATGGGCACTACCAACTATAGCTCTAGTAGGGCAAGATGCTAGAGGTCCATCTGGTGTTTCAT CTCTCATAGCAACCAATATGATGGGTCAATGTTCATGTGGGTTTTTCCATCCTCAAGGGAATTGTTTCTCTGTTCTGTTCTCCATGCCTAACCATATAATACCTATCGATGAACCAGAATCTTACACTATAACCTCACCTTCTTCATCATCTGTGGATTGCACCCTTTCTTTGGGTACTCCATCTACTCGCCAAACAGAAGAAAaatccatctccaatcatcgaAAATCTCTGTGTTGGGATATTTTCCAGACCAACAACCCACCTTCATCAACAAACACCCACAAGAACAGCCGTGGTGGCAATGGCAATAGCTTCAATGGTGACCCTCTCTTGTCTCGGAAATGCGCAAACTGTAACACAGCTTCTACTCCTCTCTGGAGAAACGGCCCCAGAGGCCCCAAG TCGTTGTGCAATGCTTGTGGAATCCGTtataagaaagaagagaggagagcaACCACAACAGTTAACAACACAAGTGCTGCTACAGGGGGAACGATGGAGTCGCAGTTCTTGATGAGTCAACATCATCAAAACTCATGGGGTCACCATGAGGAAACACAGAAGGTGGCTTCCATGTCACCGGCAGGTCTGGGTAATGAATTCAGATTCGTCGACGATGATGATCGAAATTCCACCGCCTCCACCGGTATTCCTTTCCTTTCGTGGCGTCTCAATGTTCCCGACAGGCCTAGTTTTGTTCATGACTTcacatga
- the LOC122661832 gene encoding 3-ketoacyl-CoA synthase 4-like has product MAMEKGEKVAEKKSLKSSYHYLMTHLFTFCFVPLMAVIVIKASRLSPDEILQLWLQLQSHKVSVMVCVTLLVFGSTVYFLTRPRPVYLVDFACYRPPSHLKVQFDRFMKHSTLMGHFNESSLGFQRKILERSGLGEETYVPEAMQYIPPRPSMEAAREEAEQVMFGALDILFKNTNLNPNHIGVLVVNCSLFNPTPSLAAMIVNKYKLRGNIKSYNLGGMGCSAGVIAIDLAKDMLQVHRNTYAVVVSTENITQNWYFGNDKSMLIPNCLFRMGGAAVLLSNKGGDRRRAKYKLLHTVRTHRGADDTAFHCVYQKQDGVGKTGVSLSKDLMAIAGGALKANITTLGPLVLPISEQLLFFFTLVAKKLFNAKVKPYIPDFKLAFNHFCIHAGGRGVIDELERNLQLLPLHVEASRMTLHRFGNTSSSSIWYELAYTEAKGRMKKGNRVWQIAFGSGFKCNSSVWEAMKHVKPSPNSPWEDCIDKYPVQILA; this is encoded by the coding sequence ATGGCAatggaaaagggagaaaaagtagCAGAGAAGAAGAGCTTGAAATCGAGTTACCATTACTTGATGACCCATCTCTTCACCTTCTGTTTCGTCCCTCTCATGGCTGTGATCGTTATCAAAGCTTCACGGTTAAGCCCAGATGAAATTCTTCAACTATGGTTACAGCTTCAGAGCCACAAGGTGAGTGTGATGGTGTGTGTGACTTTATTGGTATTCGGGTCAACGGTTTACTTCCTGACCCGACCGAGACCCGTTTACCTCGTCGACTTCGCCTGTTATCGTCCACCATCTCACCTCAAAGTTCAGTTCGACAGGTTTATGAAGCACTCAACATTGATGGGTCACTTCAACGAGTCATCACTCGGGTTCCAGCGTAAGATTCTGGAACGATCCGGACTCGGTGAGGAGACTTATGTCCCTGAAGCTATGCAATACATCCCTCCACGGCCGTCCATGGAGGCGGCGAGAGAGGAGGCGGAACAGGTGATGTTTGGTGCTCTTGACATTCTATTTAAGAACACAAACTTAAACCCAAATCACATCGGAGTCCTCGTTGTGAATTGTAGTCTTTTCAACCCAACTCCTTCTCTCGCTGCCATGATTGTAAATAAGTACAAGTTGAGGGGTAATATTAAAAGTTACAATCTTGGTGGAATGGGTTGTAGTGCAGGAGTGATCGCTATCGATCTGGCAAAGGACATGCTACAGGTCCACAGGAACACCTACGCCGTTGTAGTGAGCACTGAGAACATAACCCAAAACTGGTACTTCGGCAACGACAAATCGATGTTGATACCCAATTGTCTCTTCCGTATGGGCGGCGCCGCTGTTTTATTGTCTAACAAGGGCGGTGACCGGCGGAGGGCAAAGTATAAGCTTCTACACACGGTGAGGACCCACCGTGGTGCTGACGATACGGCTTTCCATTGTGTGTATCAAAAGCAGGATGGCGTAGGGAAAACCGGCGTGTCGTTGTCTAAGGATCTAATGGCTATTGCCggtggagcattgaaggctaACATTACCACGCTGGGCCCACTGGTTCTACCAATCAGTGAACagcttctctttttcttcactCTTGTGGCTAAGAAGTTATTTAATGCGAAGGTGAAACCATATATTCCGGATTTCAAGCTGGCCTTCAACCACTTCTGCATTCACGCGGGAGGGAGAGGTGTGATTGATGAGCTGGAGAGGAACCTGCAACTACTGCCTTTACACGTGGAGGCTTCTAGGATGACTTTGCATCGATTTGGGAACACGTCATCAAGTTCTATTTGGTATGAGCTGGCGTACACAGAGGCTAAAGGTAGGATGAAGAAGGGAAACCGTGTTTGGCAGATTGCGTTTGGGAGTGGGTTCAAGTGTAACAGTTCAGTGTGGGAAGCGATGAAGCATGTGAAGCCTTCTCCAAACAG